Proteins encoded within one genomic window of Halodesulfurarchaeum formicicum:
- a CDS encoding winged helix-turn-helix transcriptional regulator, whose amino-acid sequence MTDEDTEDTTEAEATDVAGEPVEVTTGADAEETADEEATEADATGRGARERLEESADRAVDELDTKVIDILSWVLDTETRGRIYVYLRQHPWSTSEEVAEGTGLYPSTVREALAELAEEDIVERQKRESERAGNNPYEYKSIAPSDLVGSVVGRVQEELNTIFNMDQVLDSAETETTEPVQIEVHDESEEDED is encoded by the coding sequence ATGACAGACGAAGACACAGAAGACACCACGGAAGCGGAGGCCACGGACGTAGCGGGCGAGCCGGTCGAGGTGACGACCGGAGCGGACGCCGAGGAGACTGCAGACGAGGAAGCGACCGAAGCGGACGCGACCGGCCGGGGCGCACGGGAGCGCCTGGAGGAAAGCGCCGACCGGGCGGTCGACGAACTCGACACCAAGGTCATCGACATCCTCTCCTGGGTCCTCGACACCGAGACCCGGGGCCGGATCTACGTCTACCTGCGACAGCACCCCTGGAGCACCAGCGAGGAGGTCGCGGAGGGCACTGGCCTGTACCCGAGTACGGTGCGGGAAGCGCTGGCCGAACTCGCCGAGGAGGACATCGTGGAGCGACAGAAACGCGAGAGCGAGAGGGCCGGGAACAACCCCTACGAGTACAAGTCCATCGCGCCCAGCGACCTCGTGGGCTCGGTCGTCGGCCGCGTGCAGGAGGAGTTGAACACCATCTTCAACATGGATCAGGTGCTCGATTCGGCGGAAACTGAAACCACCGAGCCGGTGCAGATCGAGGTCCACGACGAGTCCGAGGAAGACGAGGACTGA
- a CDS encoding glutamate--cysteine ligase: MANGSGTVFDEMGTLGVEEEYFVVDSDGVPVAGSDELVYENDAPPPITGDVDHELFKFVLETRTRKLDGPEAAPGAVRTVRETLQEYAAEHGFQIAAAGVHPAADWQLHEHAEKPRYRAQLDRIQYPQHRNTTAGLHVHVGVDDPEKAVWITNEIRRYLPIFLALSANSPFWNGFDTGLCSARAKIFENLPNTGMPTAFEDFAAFERFESRMLETDSIRDSGELWYDVRPHTGIGTVEIRIPDAQDRVGHVDAFVEYAHALVLDLAARYEDGESSQALRWELLDENKWRALRYGQETDLIQPDGSTLSLAEIVDREADRLGIDGIKRVFEAESGATRQRRILEESGPEALREALLIEPRV, encoded by the coding sequence ATGGCGAACGGGTCCGGAACCGTCTTCGACGAGATGGGAACCCTCGGCGTCGAGGAGGAATACTTCGTCGTCGACAGCGACGGCGTTCCAGTCGCGGGGTCGGACGAGTTGGTCTACGAGAACGACGCGCCGCCACCGATCACGGGCGACGTCGATCACGAACTCTTCAAGTTCGTGCTGGAGACCCGCACCCGGAAACTCGATGGTCCCGAGGCCGCGCCAGGGGCGGTCCGGACCGTCCGTGAAACCCTCCAGGAGTACGCGGCCGAACATGGCTTCCAGATCGCGGCGGCGGGGGTCCATCCCGCGGCCGACTGGCAACTCCACGAGCACGCCGAAAAGCCGCGGTATCGGGCCCAACTCGATCGCATCCAGTATCCACAGCATCGCAACACGACCGCGGGGCTGCACGTTCACGTCGGCGTGGACGACCCCGAGAAGGCGGTCTGGATCACGAACGAGATCCGGCGCTATCTCCCGATTTTTCTGGCCCTCTCCGCGAACTCGCCGTTCTGGAACGGCTTTGACACCGGACTCTGCTCGGCCCGAGCCAAAATCTTCGAGAACCTGCCGAACACCGGGATGCCGACGGCCTTCGAGGACTTTGCGGCCTTCGAACGCTTCGAATCCCGGATGCTCGAGACGGACTCGATCCGGGACTCGGGGGAACTCTGGTACGATGTCCGGCCCCACACCGGCATCGGGACAGTCGAGATCCGGATCCCGGACGCCCAGGATCGCGTTGGCCACGTGGATGCCTTCGTAGAATACGCCCACGCACTCGTCCTGGATCTCGCAGCGCGATACGAGGACGGTGAGTCCTCACAGGCGTTGCGCTGGGAACTCCTCGACGAGAACAAGTGGCGAGCCCTGCGATACGGCCAGGAGACGGATCTCATCCAGCCGGACGGGTCGACGCTGTCCCTGGCGGAGATCGTCGACCGGGAGGCCGACCGCCTGGGAATCGACGGGATCAAACGCGTGTTCGAGGCCGAAAGTGGGGCGACCCGCCAGCGTCGGATCCTGGAGGAGTCAGGCCCCGAAGCGCTTCGCGAGGCGCTCCTCATCGAGCCGAGGGTTTAA
- a CDS encoding fibrillarin-like rRNA/tRNA 2'-O-methyltransferase: MSLPDGVQRREFNGEMALATRGEPVYGEPTADGWRRWDPHRSKLGAMLELGLDTGFEAGDGVLYLGAASGTTVSHVADVAGPTYAVEFAPRPVRDLLTVCESRPNLFPLLADARQPASYGHVVEANLDVIVQDVATTGQATVALENARFLAPDGRLLLSIKARSEDVTREPSAVFEEALETLESSYEVLGTRKLDPFHEDHLAVVATPRAPPAE, encoded by the coding sequence ATGAGTTTGCCAGACGGCGTCCAGCGCCGCGAATTCAACGGTGAGATGGCACTCGCGACCCGTGGCGAGCCGGTCTACGGCGAGCCGACGGCGGACGGGTGGCGACGCTGGGATCCCCACCGCTCGAAGCTCGGGGCGATGCTCGAGTTGGGGCTCGACACCGGGTTCGAGGCAGGGGATGGAGTCCTCTATCTCGGCGCGGCGAGTGGCACGACCGTGAGCCACGTCGCTGACGTGGCCGGGCCGACCTACGCCGTCGAGTTCGCACCCCGACCGGTCAGGGACCTCCTCACGGTCTGTGAGAGCCGGCCGAATCTCTTCCCGCTGCTTGCGGACGCGCGGCAGCCAGCGTCCTACGGCCACGTGGTGGAGGCGAACCTGGACGTGATCGTCCAGGACGTCGCGACGACCGGCCAGGCCACAGTCGCACTCGAGAACGCGCGCTTTCTCGCGCCGGACGGCCGCCTGCTGCTCTCGATCAAGGCCCGCAGCGAAGACGTCACCCGCGAGCCGAGTGCCGTATTCGAGGAGGCACTGGAGACGCTCGAATCGAGTTACGAAGTGCTTGGAACCCGCAAACTCGACCCGTTCCACGAGGACCATCTCGCGGTCGTCGCGACGCCACGAGCACCCCCGGCTGAATAA
- a CDS encoding NOP5/NOP56 family protein — MEEAWFAELDEDPASATRAIRSGRAQKPRDWPALAVESGFAPDKSGYYESLHEATVAAAREAVSEREQADDQQLVHAVRAMDDLTEVKNELAERAAEWAGSQFSESREGLDYVLEVAAREPDGPVEAEVVAFAESVRDLEQRRQALRSFVETLAPAVAPNLSNLAEPFLAARLIALAGGLETLAKKPSGTVQVLGAEDALFAHLEGHAPSPKHGIIFTHEYVRGTRPEKRGSAARALAGKLSIAARIDHYRGELHPELKADLEERIATIRAGGAEQ, encoded by the coding sequence GGCCATTCGATCGGGACGCGCACAGAAACCCAGAGACTGGCCGGCGCTGGCAGTCGAATCGGGGTTCGCCCCCGACAAGTCGGGGTACTACGAATCGCTCCACGAGGCCACCGTCGCGGCCGCCCGCGAGGCAGTGAGTGAGCGGGAGCAGGCCGACGACCAGCAACTCGTCCACGCGGTCCGAGCGATGGACGACCTCACCGAAGTCAAAAACGAGCTCGCCGAACGGGCCGCGGAGTGGGCCGGCAGTCAGTTCAGCGAGTCGCGGGAAGGGCTTGACTACGTGCTCGAAGTCGCCGCGAGGGAGCCAGATGGGCCGGTCGAGGCGGAAGTCGTGGCGTTTGCCGAGTCAGTTCGGGATCTCGAACAGCGACGACAGGCCCTTCGGTCGTTCGTCGAGACACTGGCCCCCGCAGTGGCCCCGAACCTCTCGAATCTCGCCGAGCCGTTCCTCGCGGCCCGATTGATCGCCCTGGCCGGCGGCCTCGAAACACTCGCGAAGAAGCCAAGCGGCACCGTCCAGGTACTCGGGGCCGAGGACGCCCTGTTCGCCCACCTGGAGGGGCACGCCCCGTCACCCAAACACGGGATCATCTTCACGCACGAGTACGTGCGCGGGACCCGCCCCGAAAAGCGCGGCTCGGCGGCCCGCGCTCTGGCCGGAAAGCTGTCCATCGCCGCCCGCATCGATCACTATCGCGGTGAACTGCATCCGGAGCTCAAAGCGGACCTCGAGGAGCGAATCGCGACGATCCGCGCGGGAGGGGCTGAGCAATGA